From one Rattus norvegicus strain BN/NHsdMcwi chromosome 7, GRCr8, whole genome shotgun sequence genomic stretch:
- the Tg gene encoding thyroglobulin isoform 3 precursor (isoform 3 precursor is encoded by transcript variant 3) — protein sequence MMTLVLWVSTLLSSVCLVAANIFEYQVDAQPLRPCELQREKAFLKQDEYVPQCSEDGSFQTVQCQNDGQSCWCVDSDGTEVPGSRQLGRPTACLSFCQLHKQRILLSSYINSTDALYLPQCQDSGNYAPVQCDLQQVQCWCVDTEGMEVYGTRQQGRPTRCPRSCEIRSRRLLHGVGDKSPPQCDADGEFMPVQCKFVNTTDMMIFDLIHNYNSNKPHLKCPSTSVILWKESRAPLTCAEESS from the exons ATGATGACCTTGGTCTTGTGGGTCTCGACTTTGTTGAGCTCAGTCTGCCTGGTAGCAGCCAACATCTTTG AGTACCAAGTGGATGCACAGCCACTCCGCCCCTGTGAGCTGCAAAGGGAGAAGGCCTTTCTGAAGCAGGATGAATATGTTCCACAGTGCTCTGAAGATGGAAGTTTCCA GACAGTTCAGTGCCAAAATGATGGCCAATCTTGCTGGTGTGTGGATTCTGATGGCACGGAAGTACCTGGCAGCAGGCAGCTGGGAAGGCCAACAGCAT GTCTGTCCTTCTGCCAGCTACACAAGCAACGAATCCTGCTGAGCAGCTACATTAACAGCACAGATGCTCTCTACCTTCCTCAGTGCCAGGATTCAGGGAACTATGCACCAGTGCAGTGCGACCTGCAGCAAGTGCAATGCTGGTGTGTAGACACAGAGGGGATGGAGGTGTATGGCACCCGCCAGCAGGGGAGGCCAACACGGT GTCCAAGGAGCTGTGAGATAAGAAGCCGCCGTCTCCTCCATGGAGTAGGAGACAAATCGCCACCCCAGTGCGATGCAGATGGGGAGTTTATGCCTGTCCAGTGCAAGTTTGTCAACACCACAGACATGATGATTTTTGATCTGATTCACAACTACAACAG CAACAAACCTCACCTCAAATGCCCTAGTACATCTGTTATACTGTGGAAAGAGTCAAGAGCACCTTTAACATGTGCTGAAGAATCATCCTAA